One genomic window of Mercenaria mercenaria strain notata chromosome 2, MADL_Memer_1, whole genome shotgun sequence includes the following:
- the LOC128550765 gene encoding uncharacterized protein LOC128550765, whose amino-acid sequence MSEKVPRRGRLYKCLHCEKAGKVYIEVKYRVTGHVWKHHFPLSDSPFYCTLCLFRSTTEEALRKHVKTYRRHVLMRKDMGTRVNDNRYLVFNTAPRDLVEGVDYRRETLRECLAGTSAVEDPLMLDHEDYSYEKTPEEDGLITLRITPEVLADFVSRPRLTETSVVPQQTFPFPSCSSSTVSNPVMTQPFIQQPHLPFIAPIPNTEVEANTTTNTILANVNETVTSNQFSPFNFLEALCSTPTKTAMTTTMSTLQTPILQPQAEENILDQILPNQEMSFGNLDLPLSIPIMKSPEAEPQTMKDEETQTEEPQRKRRRTQDQEGESRKLEEA is encoded by the coding sequence ATGAGTGAGAAGGTTCCTAGACGTGGCAGGCTATACAAGTGTTTACACTGTGAGAAGGCAGGAAAGGTGTACATAGAAGTGAAGTACAGAGTCACCGGTCATGTTTGGAAGCACCACTTTCCACTGTCAGATTCGCCGTTCTATTGCACCCTTTGTCTGTTCAGGTCAACCACAGAGGAGGCACTTAGGAAACATGTAAAGACTTACCGAAGGCACGTTCTGATGCGCAAGGACATGGGTACAAGGGTCAATGATAATCGGTACCTAGTGTTTAATACAGCACCACGTGATTTGGTAGAAGGGGTTGATTACAGAAGGGAGACCTTGAGAGAATGTTTAGCTGGTACCTCTGCAGTCGAAGACCCATTGATGCTGGATCATGAGGATTACTCATATGAGAAGACTCCTGAAGAAGATGGTTTGATAACGCTACGTATTACTCCAGAGGTCCTTGCTGATTTTGTTTCTAGACCAAGACTGACCGAAACATCAGTAGTACCTCAGCAAACATTTCCTTTTCCTAGCTGCAGCTCATCAACAGTAAGCAATCCAGTCATGACTCAACCATTTATTCAGCAGCCACATCTTCCATTTATTGCCCCCATACCAAATACCGAAGTAGAAGCAAATACCACCACTAACACCATTTTAGCCAATGTCAACGAAACCGTAACCAGTAACCAGTTCTCACCCTTTAATTTCCTAGAGGCACTCTGCTCAACGCCTACTAAAACAGCAATGACCACCACTATGTCCACACTGCAGACACCAATCTTACAGCCACAAGCAGAGGAAAACATTTTAGACCAGATACTACCAAACCAGGAGATGAGTTTTGGAAACTTAGATTTGCCCCTTAGCATTCCTATCATGAAGTCGCCCGAAGCTGAACCACAAACAATGAAAGATGAAGAAACACAGACAGAAGAACCGCAACGGAAAAGGAGAAGAACGCAAGATCAGGAAGGCGAGAGTAGAAAATTGGAAGAAGCTTGA